Genomic DNA from Scomber scombrus chromosome 21, fScoSco1.1, whole genome shotgun sequence:
TGTAAAATCTGAGGCAGTAATGTGTGATTCAAGTGTTTTAACTATTGAATCTTAAATGAGATAAAAAGAAGCACTGTCTTCTGAATAGGAAGCACATGCACCACAGTTGTGAGACAGCAGTCTGTACTGTGTGGATGGGAACTCCCCACTTTATGCACTACACAGGATTGTGGTTTTTGCTTTAATAGACCTGGCTTGAATGGCTTCTAAAATATTTCAGTAGACAAAAACCCCTCCACAACTGAGTGTCTTCTGTTTTCGAATGCAGTAATTACCTCATAAAGCACACACTGAATTCAAAGCATCCCCTGAAGCCAGTAGTGGAAAAAGTACTCAGACCATTTACACAAATAAAGTACCAACACAGGAATATAAAAATAGactactccattacaagtaaaatacGACTTAAGAAagagtacataagtattatcaccaaaatgtatttaagatgtattattatatatgacatcattagcttatcaatactgaagcatcagtgtgtaagcagcatgttactgttgtagctgctggaggtggagctagtttcaacttTGTTACATGGGTTGTTCCTGTAAAGAGTCACCAGATAAATGTGAGTGGTCATAAGATAATTAatggcagaggaaagaagagggggaaaaaaagctctgatacacaaatctaaccctttctctaatctttgatttttggtgaaatattggatcatttgaacatttaggggggggggggggggggggggggggggaatcacaatttggtggagctgtatagacatctgaaatgtgaccccaactacacactgcttttacATCAAAGGACAAAacggttggaaaccactggtatcatctttaacaatgtgttgtattttaaaagcgtGATATATTTTCCATTGTATCTTCATCTGTAAAGTAACAGAAGCTGACAAATAACttgtggagtagaaagtacaacatttccctctgaaatgcagtggagtgaaagtataaagtagcatcaaatggaaaaactcatgtaaagtacaagtacctcaaaactaaACTTAAGTATGgaacttgagtaaatgtactcagtTACTTTCCACTATGGGCTGTAGCTGATCATAGCTAAAGTGAGAGTAAACCTGAACCTCCACTTACTGCAGACGAAGAAGTAGGATGCTGTGCCAGTGAGGAGAACAGGGCTTCGGGCCAAGGAGCTCACCAATCCGCAGATGCCCCCAAACAGCAAGAGGACCAGGCTGAGGGGAAGAACCACCACTATGGCACTGTGCATAtctgcgtgcacacacacatacacacacagaaagacagatggatcATGGAGCATCTGTGGAGTTATAGCTGTCTTGACAGTGACACTTCATTAAAAGAGTATGTGTTATGAGCTCAGGGTTTCATCAAAGCAAGAGGACTCACTCAGCATGCGCAGCTCAGTCTCAGAGTATCTGGAGTAGTCAGCTGTGAAAGAGTCGATAGAGTCTGCATACATCTTCCCACCTGGTttaagcaaataaaaacagaagaaaaggcACCTAAATTATAGTTGCAACTTCATCTCCATCACTATTCGGGTTATTAAAGACAGTAGGGTTCTCTGAAATTGCTCTTAAAAGTCAATCACgaaagaaaaaaggcatgaatgaGCGCCTTACCTTCGTTGATGCTCCATAATCCCGAGTGGGAGCTTATGTCCTCCAAGTCGCTCATGTTCACTGGATTCATCTCGATGATGTACCAATACTCGGTTCCGAGGGAAGCAGCCAAAAAAGCGAAGCTCAGAGTACCGCAGATACCGGCTGCGATCACCAGACAGCCAAAAGTTACCCTCATCCTGTACAGGTGGAGGTTTAATTTATGCGTAACGCGGATACAGTCTTTCCAAAACGTTTACGCGCTCATTAAAATATGcgaaataaacacacatcaatGTGACCGCGCCAAATTATCTCTTTTCTATCCAAACACCTTCTGGTGGAAGCGGTAATTTTAACCTACAGAAGATGAACTTATCCTTCAATGAAGTCATACAGCTACACAGAGATACAACCCTCCGCCACAACACGCAGCGTCCGTTTGGGAGGGACTTGAATTTATTCGGGAGGCGCACACATTGATATGCGCAACATGGAGGGAGAAAATAACAGTTCACAGGTTAGTAAATGTGCAACACTGGACAGATCAATCAAAAAGAATTAGTTTGGGTTTGTAGAaacaaaaaatagttttattttaaagatacaataaaatacataaaagaatAGAGTTAAGTTTTTGTGTGTACTGATTGTAtagtttaatttcattatttccaGTCATCTAAATGCTGTATAATGGTAACATTTCACTCTAAATACTCCCCACACCCCCTAAAAAAGAATCAAAGATCCTCTCCAGACGGGTTGTAAGACATATAATACTGCCCCACAATGTCAATTCAATCATCTGGTTACAAATTCTTAAAATGTCATCCACTCCTTCCCCTCTTtcgttttctttcatttcaacaCTTTAGCTGCTGGAGACAAGATGTCTAACAAGCTACAACTGCAAAGTCTATTTTCAGTGTAAGTGCTTTGGAGGCTTCAATAaaacacttgtgtaagttgcataatGGACCACATTTGGCTTCAATATTATTATGCTCATAGGTACCTGTCTTGAACTCAGTTTTTCACTGAGAGCAGAGTAATGTTCCACTCACATATCTGAGTGGAGGGAG
This window encodes:
- the tmem235b gene encoding transmembrane protein 235, whose amino-acid sequence is MRVTFGCLVIAAGICGTLSFAFLAASLGTEYWYIIEMNPVNMSDLEDISSHSGLWSINEGGKMYADSIDSFTADYSRYSETELRMLNMHSAIVVVLPLSLVLLLFGGICGLVSSLARSPVLLTGTASYFFVCSLLTLCGVSLYIIYSYLALAETERLVGPEGLAYIHTSFGWSLGLAWLSYSLELLSGILLLIAARMAKLQHSSPTMA